A DNA window from Brassica napus cultivar Da-Ae chromosome A4, Da-Ae, whole genome shotgun sequence contains the following coding sequences:
- the LOC125608257 gene encoding mucin-2-like: MTCAAPLNINPWKLPGSASALCPPLSAAGEPPPPLSLPPDPPDPSTPLSPHEYPPLSSSPPSKSRSKTGQNPNLKGFLVPPPSTAETVLLDVTMTLQPESPKKTCPTITGPQKGLTSNLLPLTQTGPLFGSIPQTILSPETIPSSTSNPIDFSVHKPKSSSPLLTNKAVSPIPPSSSVQTEATQKNPPIFPPPQSHPQAQTPSLVERLRASEDKTLQRLAPFTISETGRPRVLIPDVVFEKGAELHKDFIVCYYNGKPPPFNQIQSVFNHMWGKGKKLEIHNNPLNRSTLVRIPSDYLRQKILEKCIWYVGDSMFHTAQWSSEHSMSTPPLKAIRIWAHLIGVPLDLRYNQGLSLVAGLVGEPKETDDFTRSLVSLTVSHVKVEVDLTKPLPSVVEFERQSGEVVEVQVSYPWTPPTCSHYHELGHIVRNCLLYTPPPPPLPTPQKTPHPAPPLQKTPFTSSSKNPRPLPAKNQTKKSAVFVQKSIQTKPLNPPISTSSQFDALINLPTDFSPAHLNYQLTLASTPEPPPRPSLKRSRSSPTLSPPHLSKNTCPNPFILHTSKSTLSLPPNPIEPILTLPPIPKAHPDIFASPNCPKKLLSLDSHAMNEDPPTSS, translated from the exons ATGACGTGTGCAGCACCATTAAATATT AACCCCTGGAAGCTGCCTGGCTCAGCCTCCGCCCTGTGCCCTCCGCTGTCCGCCGCTGGTGAACCCCCTCCTCCGCTGTCCCTCCCTCCCGATCCCCCTGACCCTTCCACCCCTCTTTCTCCTCATGAATACCCTCCTCTATCCTCTTCCCCTCCCTCCAAATCTAGATCTAAAACTGGCCAAAACCCTAATCTCAAAGGTTTTTTGGTTCCTCCTCCTTCCACTGCTGAGACTGTGCTACTAGATGTCACTATGACACTGCAGCCAGAATCACCCAAAAAAACTTGCCCCACCATTACTGGCCCTCAAAAAGGTCTTACCTCAAATTTGTTACCTCTAACTCAAACTGGTCCCCTCTTTGGATCTATACCTCAAACCATCCTTTCTCCTGAAACTATTCCATCTTCAACCTCCAACCCCATTGACTTCTCTGTCCACAAACCAAAATCGTCCTCCCCCCTCCTTACCAACAAAGCCGTTTCTCCTATACCCCCCTCTTCCTCTGTCCAGACTGAAGCAACCCAAAAAAACCCACCTATTTTTCCTCCTCCCCAATCTCACCCTCAAGCTCAAACACCCTCTCTTGTAGAAAGGTTGAGAGCTTCTGAAGATAAAACCCTCCAAAGACTTGCGCCTTTTACCATATCAGAGACAGGACGCCCAAGAGTCCTAATTCCTGATGTTGTTTTTGAAAAAGGTGCTGAATTACACAAGGATTTTATTGTCTGCTACTACAATGGTAAGCCGCCACCATTTAACCAGATCCAGAGTGTCTTCAACCACATGTGGGGAAAAGGAAAAAAGTTAGAAATTCATAACAATCCACTAAATCGCTCTACTCTGGTCAGGATTCCTAGTGATTACCTGAGGCAAAAAATTCTTGAAAAATGTATCTGGTATGTTGGAGACTCTATGTTTCATACCGCCCAATGGAGTTCCGAGCACTCGATGTCTACCCCTCCACTGAAAGCAATACGGATCTGGGCTCACTTGATAGGCGTTCCTCTTGACCTGCGCTACAATCAAGGGCTTAGTTTAGTTGCAGGTTTGGTTGGAGAACCAAAAGAAACTGATGATTTCACTAGGAGCCTTGTGAGTCTCACTGTTTCCCATGTGAAAGTGGAAGTTGACCTGACTAAGCCGCTCCCGTCTGTTGTTGAATTTGAGCGCCAGAGCGGTGAGGTAGTTGAAGTCCAAGTCTCTTACCCCTGGACCCCCCCGACCTGCTCCCACTACCATGAGCTTGGGCATATTGTCCGGAACTGTCTCCTCTATACCCCTCCTCCCCCTCCTCTTCCAACTCCTCAGAAAACCCCCCATCCTGCTCCTCCCCTCCAAAAAACTCCCTTCACCTCTTCCTCAAAGAATCCTCGTCCCTTGCCAGctaaaaaccaaacaaaaaaatctgcTGTCTTTGTCCAAAAATCCATTCAGACCAAGCCTTTGAATCCCCCCATCTCAACTTCCTCTCAGTTTGATGCTTTAATCAATCTGCCCACTGATTTCTCTCCTGCTCATTTAAACTATCAGTTGACTTTAGCCTCCACCCCAGAGCCCCCACCTCGTCCTTCTCTTAAGCGCTCCCGCTCCTCTCCAACCCTATCGCCCCCTCACCTTTCTAAAAACACCTGCCCAAACCCTTTCATCCTTCATACATCTAAATCCACCCTTTCTCTTCCACCAAATCCAATTGAACCTATCCTTACACTTCCACCAATTCCCAAAGCCCATCCTGATATCTTTGCCTCCCCAAACTGCCCTAAAAAGCTTTTGTCCCTTGATTCTCATGCTATGAATGAGGATCCCCCAACTTCTTCTTAA